The Leclercia sp. S52 genome has a segment encoding these proteins:
- the fdrA gene encoding acyl-CoA synthetase FdrA produces the protein MPTKIVIKKNTYFDSVSLMSVSTKANKLPGVEQAFVAMATEMNKGVLKNLGLLTPELADAKNGDLMIVIKGEAANDETLAAIEALFTRKESAGSHEARYATLASAKTHRPDANLAVISVNGTFAAREARQALENDLNVMLFSDNVSLDDELALKQLAHEKGLLMMGPDCGTAIINGAGLCFANAVRRGPIGIVGASGTGSQELSARIHEFGGGISQLIGTGGRDLSEKIGGLMMLDAIAMLEADATTQVIALISKPPAPAVAEKVLARARACRKPVVVCFLGRNAPPADEDGLQFARGTKEAALKAVLLTGIRKESLDLHPLNWPLIEEVRARLTPQQKYIRGLFCGGTLCDEAMFAALEKYDDVYSNIQPDPTRRLADINVSQAHTFLDFGDDDFTNGKPHPMIDPTNRISRLLQEARDPEVGVIVMDFVLGFGSHEDPVGVMIDAIKEAQAIAIADNRPLEILGYVLGTDQDTPSLTQQCQLLTDAGVIWASSSTNTGLLAREFVCKGEKA, from the coding sequence ATGCCCACCAAAATCGTTATAAAAAAGAATACTTATTTTGATTCCGTATCGCTGATGTCGGTTTCCACCAAAGCCAACAAATTGCCCGGCGTGGAACAGGCCTTTGTCGCCATGGCCACCGAAATGAATAAAGGCGTATTAAAAAACCTCGGCCTGCTGACGCCGGAATTAGCAGACGCCAAAAACGGCGACCTGATGATCGTCATTAAAGGCGAGGCCGCCAACGATGAAACCCTGGCCGCCATCGAAGCCCTGTTCACCCGCAAAGAGAGCGCGGGCTCCCACGAAGCGCGCTACGCCACCCTCGCCAGCGCCAAAACCCATCGCCCGGACGCCAACCTGGCGGTAATTTCGGTCAACGGTACCTTTGCCGCCCGCGAGGCGCGCCAGGCGCTGGAGAACGATCTCAACGTGATGCTGTTCTCCGATAACGTCTCCCTCGACGACGAGCTGGCGCTCAAGCAGCTGGCCCACGAGAAAGGGCTGCTGATGATGGGCCCGGACTGCGGCACCGCCATCATTAACGGGGCCGGACTGTGCTTTGCCAACGCGGTGCGTCGCGGGCCGATTGGCATCGTTGGCGCGTCCGGCACCGGCAGCCAGGAGCTGAGCGCGCGCATCCACGAGTTCGGCGGCGGCATCTCCCAGCTGATCGGCACCGGCGGCCGCGATCTGAGCGAAAAAATCGGCGGGCTGATGATGCTCGACGCCATCGCCATGCTGGAAGCGGACGCCACCACCCAGGTCATCGCCCTGATCTCCAAACCGCCTGCGCCTGCGGTGGCCGAGAAAGTGCTGGCCCGCGCCCGCGCCTGCCGTAAACCGGTGGTGGTCTGTTTCCTTGGTCGCAACGCGCCACCGGCCGATGAAGACGGATTACAGTTTGCCCGCGGTACCAAAGAGGCGGCGCTGAAGGCAGTCCTGCTCACCGGCATCAGGAAAGAGTCGCTGGATCTGCACCCGCTCAACTGGCCGCTGATCGAAGAGGTGCGCGCCCGTCTGACCCCGCAGCAGAAGTACATTCGCGGCCTGTTCTGCGGCGGCACCCTGTGCGACGAAGCCATGTTCGCCGCGCTGGAAAAGTACGACGACGTCTACAGCAACATTCAGCCGGATCCAACCAGACGTCTGGCCGATATCAACGTCAGCCAGGCCCACACCTTCCTCGACTTTGGCGATGACGACTTCACCAACGGCAAACCGCACCCGATGATCGACCCGACCAACCGCATCAGCCGCCTGCTGCAGGAGGCCCGCGATCCGGAAGTCGGAGTGATCGTCATGGACTTCGTCCTCGGGTTCGGATCGCACGAGGATCCGGTCGGGGTGATGATCGACGCGATCAAGGAGGCACAGGCGATCGCCATAGCCGACAACCGTCCGCTGGAGATCCTCGGCTATGTGCTCGGCACCGACCAGGATACCCCGTCCCTGACCCAGCAGTGCCAGCTGCTGACCGATGCGGGCGTGATCTGGGCCAGCAGCAGTACCAACACCGGATTACTGGCACGTGAATTTGTCTGCAAAGGGGAGAAAGCCTGA
- a CDS encoding class I SAM-dependent methyltransferase, whose protein sequence is MAQNIYDNPAFFEGYARLPRSVQGLDGAPEWPALKSMLPDLAGRSVIDLGCGYGWFCRVAREQGAAEVIGVDISEKMLARAAELTDDVCIRYQRSDLESLELQDNCLDLVYSSLALHYLPELDTLFGKIQRALKPGGSLVFSIEHPIYTCATRQGWLTDDNGDRFWCVNRYQEQGKRVSNWLAEGVIKYHRTLGTTINALIKAGLTINEVNEWGPTQAQIDAWPALAEEAERPMLVLISACKPQ, encoded by the coding sequence ATGGCACAAAACATCTACGATAACCCGGCCTTTTTCGAAGGATATGCCCGGCTTCCGCGTTCGGTGCAGGGGCTGGATGGCGCACCGGAATGGCCAGCGCTCAAAAGTATGCTGCCGGATTTAGCAGGGAGATCGGTTATCGACCTCGGCTGCGGCTACGGGTGGTTTTGCCGCGTGGCGCGTGAGCAGGGCGCTGCTGAAGTGATCGGAGTCGATATCTCCGAAAAAATGCTCGCCCGTGCAGCGGAACTCACCGACGACGTTTGTATTCGCTATCAGCGCAGCGACCTCGAATCACTGGAGCTTCAGGATAACTGCCTCGATCTGGTCTACAGCTCGCTGGCGCTGCACTATCTGCCGGAACTCGACACCCTGTTTGGTAAAATCCAGCGCGCGCTCAAACCGGGCGGCAGTCTGGTGTTTTCCATTGAGCACCCCATTTACACCTGCGCCACGCGTCAGGGCTGGCTGACCGACGATAACGGCGACCGTTTCTGGTGCGTTAATCGCTATCAGGAACAGGGGAAACGCGTCAGCAATTGGCTGGCTGAGGGCGTCATCAAATATCACCGCACCCTGGGCACGACAATCAACGCTCTGATCAAGGCCGGGCTGACGATCAATGAGGTCAATGAGTGGGGGCCAACGCAGGCGCAGATTGATGCCTGGCCTGCACTGGCCGAAGAGGCGGAACGTCCGATGCTGGTGCTGATTTCCGCCTGTAAGCCTCAGTAA
- a CDS encoding DUF1116 domain-containing protein produces MTTLFNQPLNVINVGIAMFSDDLKKQHVPVTHLDWTPPGQGNLQVVEALDQLAAKPLAEKIAAANKIALERIIQSHPVLVGYDQAINVVPGMTRTTILHAGPPVSWENMCGAMKGAVTGALVFEGLATDLDDAARLAASGDITFSPCHEHDCVGSMAGVTSASMFMHIVENKTYGNRAFTNLSEQMAKILRMGANDQSVIDRLNWMRDVLGPMLRDAMKIIGEIDLRLMLAQALHMGDECHNRNNAGTTLLIQALTPGLIQAGYPVEQQRQVFEFVASSDYFSGPTWMAMCKAALDAAHGIEYSTVVTTMARNGYEFGLRISGLPGQWFTGPAQQVIGPMFAGYKPEDSGLDIGDSAITETYGIGGFAMATAPAIVALVGGTVEEAIDFSRQMREITLGENPNVTIPLLSFMGIPTAIDITKVAGSGILPVINTAIAHKDAGIGMIGAGIVHPPFSCFEKALLTFRDRYFL; encoded by the coding sequence ATGACCACCTTATTTAACCAGCCGCTGAACGTCATTAACGTCGGCATTGCCATGTTCAGCGATGACCTGAAGAAGCAGCACGTCCCGGTTACCCATCTTGACTGGACCCCGCCGGGGCAGGGCAATCTGCAGGTGGTCGAGGCCCTCGATCAGCTGGCGGCGAAACCGCTGGCGGAGAAAATTGCCGCCGCCAACAAGATTGCGCTGGAGCGCATTATCCAGTCCCACCCGGTGCTGGTGGGCTACGACCAGGCGATCAACGTCGTACCTGGCATGACCCGCACCACCATCCTGCACGCCGGTCCGCCTGTCTCATGGGAGAACATGTGCGGGGCGATGAAAGGGGCAGTCACCGGGGCGCTGGTGTTTGAAGGGTTAGCCACAGACCTGGACGACGCGGCGCGGCTGGCGGCCTCAGGCGACATCACCTTCTCGCCGTGCCACGAGCACGACTGCGTGGGCTCAATGGCGGGCGTCACCTCGGCATCGATGTTTATGCACATCGTCGAGAACAAAACGTACGGCAACCGCGCCTTCACCAACCTCAGCGAGCAGATGGCGAAGATCCTGCGCATGGGCGCCAACGACCAGAGCGTGATCGATCGTCTGAACTGGATGCGTGACGTGCTCGGCCCGATGCTGCGCGACGCCATGAAAATCATCGGCGAAATCGACCTGCGTCTGATGCTGGCTCAGGCCCTGCACATGGGCGACGAGTGCCACAACCGCAACAACGCGGGCACCACGCTGCTGATTCAGGCCTTAACCCCAGGGCTGATCCAGGCGGGCTATCCGGTGGAGCAGCAGCGCCAGGTGTTTGAGTTTGTCGCCAGCAGCGACTACTTCTCCGGCCCGACCTGGATGGCGATGTGTAAAGCCGCGCTGGATGCCGCCCACGGCATCGAGTACAGCACCGTGGTCACCACCATGGCACGCAACGGCTACGAGTTTGGCCTGCGCATCTCCGGCCTGCCGGGGCAGTGGTTCACCGGCCCGGCGCAGCAGGTGATTGGCCCGATGTTTGCGGGCTACAAGCCGGAAGACTCCGGGCTGGATATCGGCGACAGCGCCATCACCGAAACCTACGGCATTGGAGGCTTTGCGATGGCGACGGCCCCGGCGATTGTGGCCCTGGTGGGCGGCACGGTGGAAGAAGCCATCGACTTCTCGCGTCAGATGCGTGAGATCACCCTCGGCGAAAACCCGAACGTCACCATCCCGCTGCTGTCGTTTATGGGCATCCCGACCGCCATCGACATCACGAAAGTGGCGGGCAGCGGCATTCTGCCGGTGATCAACACGGCGATTGCCCACAAGGACGCCGGGATCGGCATGATTGGGGCGGGCATCGTTCACCCGCCGTTTAGCTGTTTTGAAAAGGCGCTGTTGACCTTCCGCGATCGCTACTTCCTATAA
- a CDS encoding xanthine permease produces MKSMKLEWKRGDWAAYFGLMTNNLTNLLTMMGLLIFVVGIPKEIVYGRIAPAFGLAVLVASVCYAWFGLQMARQTGRNDVTALPSGPSAPSIFTVTFLVLMPVYQQTGDADFAIQIGLVWCFVEAMILAGGSFLGETIRKMIPRTVLLSCLSGLGLLLLAMNPMLQAFEAPTVSFIVLLLIFINWFGKKPIFARIPTGLLLLVAGTALAWISGLQSPEAIKASMSSFGFNPPEVHIDSFMQGLPHALPYLASAVPLGLANYIFDLENIESAHAAGDEYPTRKVMLANGLASMLGCLMGNPFPVTVYVGHAGWKAMGASIGYTLASGVTMFIVPLFGLGAFMLAIIPMTAIVPILVFIGVVTANQVVRETPKVEVPVIFICLFPWIANWALTMMNSVMGAAGTNAAKIGTDVLHSKGIYYEGLMHLGNGAPLASMLWGCIAIFAIINKPLRGAVAAAVGALLALFGVIHAPVVGFAEGSSLTFVTAYLMMSGMFVVKHVLDSREVASAAAPVSES; encoded by the coding sequence ATGAAAAGCATGAAACTGGAGTGGAAAAGAGGTGACTGGGCGGCGTACTTCGGGTTGATGACCAACAACCTGACGAACCTGCTGACTATGATGGGGCTGCTCATTTTTGTCGTCGGCATCCCGAAAGAGATTGTTTATGGACGTATTGCGCCGGCCTTCGGGCTGGCGGTACTGGTGGCGAGCGTCTGCTACGCGTGGTTCGGCCTGCAGATGGCGCGCCAGACCGGGCGTAACGACGTGACCGCACTGCCGTCGGGGCCGAGCGCCCCGTCGATCTTCACCGTGACCTTCCTGGTGCTGATGCCGGTCTATCAGCAGACCGGCGATGCGGATTTCGCCATCCAGATTGGTCTGGTGTGGTGCTTCGTGGAGGCGATGATCCTCGCGGGCGGCTCCTTCCTCGGCGAAACCATCCGCAAGATGATCCCGCGTACCGTGCTGCTGTCGTGCCTCTCCGGTCTGGGTCTGCTGCTGCTGGCGATGAACCCGATGCTGCAGGCGTTCGAAGCGCCGACGGTCTCCTTCATCGTGCTGCTGCTGATCTTCATCAACTGGTTTGGCAAAAAGCCGATTTTCGCCCGCATCCCGACTGGTCTGCTGCTGCTGGTCGCCGGTACCGCGCTGGCGTGGATCTCCGGCCTGCAAAGCCCGGAAGCGATCAAGGCCTCCATGTCCTCCTTCGGCTTTAACCCGCCGGAAGTGCATATCGACAGCTTTATGCAGGGGCTGCCGCACGCGCTGCCGTATCTGGCCTCTGCCGTACCGCTGGGGCTGGCGAACTACATCTTTGACCTCGAGAACATCGAAAGCGCCCACGCGGCGGGGGATGAGTACCCGACCCGCAAGGTGATGCTGGCCAACGGTCTGGCCTCGATGCTCGGCTGCCTGATGGGCAACCCCTTCCCGGTGACGGTCTACGTCGGTCATGCGGGCTGGAAAGCGATGGGGGCGAGCATCGGCTACACGCTGGCTTCCGGCGTGACCATGTTCATCGTGCCGCTGTTCGGGCTGGGGGCCTTTATGCTCGCCATCATCCCGATGACCGCCATCGTGCCGATTCTGGTATTTATCGGCGTGGTCACCGCCAACCAGGTGGTGAGGGAAACGCCCAAAGTGGAGGTGCCCGTCATCTTTATCTGTCTGTTCCCGTGGATCGCCAACTGGGCGCTGACCATGATGAACAGCGTGATGGGGGCGGCGGGCACCAACGCGGCGAAAATCGGCACCGACGTGCTGCACAGCAAAGGGATTTACTACGAAGGGCTGATGCACCTCGGCAACGGCGCACCGCTGGCCAGCATGCTGTGGGGCTGTATCGCCATCTTCGCCATCATCAATAAACCGCTGCGCGGTGCGGTCGCTGCCGCCGTCGGGGCACTGCTGGCCCTCTTCGGGGTGATCCATGCGCCGGTGGTCGGCTTTGCCGAGGGCAGCTCCCTGACCTTCGTCACCGCCTACCTGATGATGAGCGGCATGTTTGTGGTGAAGCATGTCCTCGATAGCCGTGAAGTTGCGAGCGCTGCGGCACCGGTTTCTGAATCCTAA
- a CDS encoding carbamate kinase family protein gives MKELMVVAIGGNSIIKDNASQSIEHQAQAVKAVAESVLEMLASDYDIVLTHGNGPQVGLDLRRAEIAHEREGLPLTPLANCVADTQGGIGYLIQQALNNRLAARGEQKAVTVVTQVEVDKNDPGFTHPTKPIGAFFSEAQRDELQRAHPDWHFVEDSGRGYRRVVASPQPVRIVEADAIKALTQKGFVVIGAGGGGIPVVRTEQGDYQSVDAVIDKDLSTALLAREIHANVLVITTGVEKVCIHFGKPNQQALETVSVAQMTRYMEEGHFPAGSMLPKIVASLEFLHHGGTRVIITSPDCLPAALRGETGTHIVA, from the coding sequence ATGAAAGAACTCATGGTCGTCGCCATCGGCGGCAACAGCATTATCAAAGATAACGCCAGCCAGTCGATTGAGCACCAGGCGCAGGCGGTGAAAGCGGTCGCGGAATCGGTGCTGGAGATGCTGGCCTCCGACTATGACATCGTCCTCACCCACGGCAATGGCCCCCAGGTGGGGCTGGATCTGCGCCGGGCGGAAATTGCCCACGAGCGGGAAGGGCTGCCGCTGACCCCGCTGGCGAACTGCGTGGCCGATACCCAGGGCGGGATTGGCTACCTGATCCAGCAGGCGCTGAACAACCGCCTGGCCGCTCGCGGCGAGCAGAAGGCGGTGACGGTAGTTACTCAGGTGGAAGTGGATAAAAACGACCCCGGCTTTACCCATCCGACTAAACCGATTGGCGCCTTCTTCAGCGAGGCCCAGCGGGATGAGCTGCAGCGCGCCCATCCTGACTGGCATTTCGTTGAGGACTCTGGCCGCGGTTACCGCCGCGTGGTGGCCTCGCCGCAGCCGGTGCGCATCGTCGAAGCCGACGCCATCAAGGCCCTGACGCAAAAAGGCTTTGTGGTGATTGGCGCGGGCGGCGGCGGTATTCCGGTGGTACGTACCGAACAGGGCGACTATCAGAGCGTCGATGCGGTGATCGACAAAGATCTCTCCACCGCGCTGCTGGCCCGCGAGATCCACGCCAACGTGCTGGTGATCACCACCGGCGTCGAGAAGGTGTGCATCCACTTCGGCAAGCCCAACCAGCAGGCGCTGGAGACGGTGAGCGTGGCGCAGATGACGCGCTATATGGAAGAGGGCCACTTCCCGGCGGGCAGCATGCTGCCGAAAATCGTTGCCAGCCTGGAATTCCTGCACCACGGCGGCACGCGGGTGATCATCACCTCGCCGGACTGCCTGCCCGCAGCGCTGCGTGGCGAGACGGGTACACATATTGTGGCTTAA
- a CDS encoding amidohydrolase family protein gives MSENKSRREFLSQSGKIATAATACALFGATGSVAYAADTAKPTCETGKPMNITATHYYLDNVLLEAGFNFDGDVAVSTRTELKTLEIKDGKIAALLDNNSHADATLPHYDGGGKLLLPAMRDMHIHLDKTFYGGPWRSLNRPAGTTIQDMIRLEQKLLPELQPYTQERAEKLIDLIQSKGSTIARSHCNIEPTSGLKNLENLQAVLARRKPGFDCEIVAFPQHGLLLSNAEKLMREAMQAGAHYVGGLDPTSVDGAMEKSLDLMFQIALDYDKGVDIHLHETSPAGVAAVNYMVQTVEKTPELKGKLTISHAFALATLNEQEVDALAPRMAAQQITIASTVPIGTLHMPLKQLRDKGVFVITGTDSVIDHWSPYGLGDMLEKANLYAQLYIRPNEQTLSRALGIATGDVLPLNDKGERVWPKAQDAASFVLVDASCSAEAVARISPRTATFHNGNLVWGTVS, from the coding sequence ATGAGTGAAAATAAAAGCCGCCGGGAGTTTCTCAGCCAGAGCGGCAAAATCGCAACCGCTGCTACCGCCTGTGCGCTGTTTGGCGCTACCGGCTCCGTCGCGTATGCTGCTGACACCGCAAAACCGACCTGCGAGACGGGCAAACCGATGAACATCACCGCCACCCACTACTATCTGGACAACGTGCTGCTGGAGGCCGGGTTTAACTTCGACGGCGACGTGGCCGTCAGCACCCGCACCGAGCTGAAAACGCTGGAGATAAAGGACGGCAAAATCGCCGCCCTGCTGGATAACAACAGCCACGCCGACGCCACGCTGCCGCACTACGATGGCGGCGGCAAGCTGCTGCTCCCGGCGATGCGCGACATGCACATCCATCTGGATAAGACCTTCTACGGCGGCCCGTGGCGCTCGCTCAACCGTCCGGCGGGAACCACCATTCAGGACATGATCCGTCTGGAGCAAAAGCTACTTCCGGAACTGCAACCCTACACTCAGGAGCGGGCGGAAAAGCTGATCGATCTGATCCAGTCGAAGGGCTCCACCATCGCCCGCAGCCACTGCAATATCGAGCCGACCTCCGGGCTGAAAAACCTGGAAAATTTACAGGCCGTGCTGGCGCGGCGTAAGCCTGGATTCGACTGCGAGATTGTCGCCTTCCCGCAGCACGGCCTGTTGCTCTCGAACGCGGAAAAGCTGATGCGTGAGGCGATGCAGGCCGGGGCGCACTATGTGGGCGGGCTGGATCCGACCAGCGTCGACGGGGCGATGGAGAAGTCCCTCGACCTCATGTTCCAGATTGCGCTGGATTACGACAAAGGGGTGGATATCCACCTGCACGAAACCAGCCCGGCGGGCGTGGCGGCGGTGAACTACATGGTGCAAACCGTGGAGAAAACCCCCGAGCTGAAGGGCAAGCTGACCATCAGCCACGCCTTTGCCCTGGCCACGCTCAACGAGCAGGAGGTGGACGCCCTGGCCCCGCGCATGGCGGCGCAGCAGATCACCATCGCCTCCACCGTGCCGATCGGCACCCTGCATATGCCGCTGAAGCAGCTGCGCGATAAAGGGGTATTTGTCATCACCGGCACTGACAGCGTGATCGACCACTGGTCGCCGTATGGCTTGGGCGACATGCTGGAAAAAGCCAACCTCTATGCCCAGCTCTATATCCGCCCGAACGAGCAGACGCTGTCCCGCGCGTTAGGTATCGCCACCGGCGACGTGCTGCCGCTGAACGACAAAGGCGAGCGCGTGTGGCCGAAAGCCCAGGATGCCGCCAGCTTTGTGCTGGTGGACGCCTCCTGCTCCGCCGAAGCGGTAGCGCGCATTTCTCCGCGCACCGCGACCTTCCATAACGGCAACCTCGTTTGGGGAACGGTAAGCTGA
- a CDS encoding ankyrin repeat domain-containing protein encodes MSNNELVTEFLLAAEQGNADALKACLEKGVDINATNRQKRTAVIIASLNKHYPCVELLIAAGANIDQQDQTCFNPFLISCLTNDLTLLRLVLPANPDLDRLTRFGGVGITPASEKGHLEVVQELLAHTDINVNHTNFVGWTPLLEAIVLNDGGARQQAIVKLLLDHGANPHMTDKYGKSPLELAREKGFSEIADLLLAAGA; translated from the coding sequence ATGTCCAACAATGAGCTCGTCACTGAATTTCTGCTAGCCGCCGAACAGGGAAATGCCGACGCATTAAAAGCCTGTCTGGAGAAAGGGGTGGATATTAACGCCACCAACCGGCAGAAAAGAACCGCCGTCATTATTGCCAGCCTGAATAAACATTATCCCTGCGTTGAGTTATTGATTGCCGCCGGGGCCAATATCGACCAGCAGGATCAGACCTGCTTCAACCCGTTCCTGATTAGCTGCCTGACCAACGATCTCACCCTGCTGCGCCTGGTGCTGCCGGCCAACCCGGATCTCGACAGGCTGACCCGCTTTGGCGGCGTGGGCATTACCCCGGCCAGCGAGAAAGGCCATCTGGAGGTGGTGCAGGAGCTGCTGGCCCATACCGACATCAACGTCAACCACACCAACTTCGTGGGCTGGACGCCGCTGCTGGAAGCCATCGTCCTCAATGACGGCGGTGCCCGCCAGCAGGCGATCGTGAAGCTGCTGCTCGACCACGGCGCCAACCCGCACATGACCGACAAATACGGCAAATCCCCTCTCGAACTGGCGCGGGAAAAAGGCTTCAGCGAGATCGCCGATCTGCTGCTCGCCGCCGGCGCGTAA